One region of Budorcas taxicolor isolate Tak-1 chromosome 3, Takin1.1, whole genome shotgun sequence genomic DNA includes:
- the LOC128045122 gene encoding olfactory receptor 2A12-like — MWMPPGQNQSWVSEFILLGFSSDPTTNRTLFGAFLLLFLSSVLGNGLIITLICLDTHLHTPMYFFLCILSLLDMGCVTTTVPQMLVHLLSRSQTISFAGCWLQMYIFGAVGLTECILFVVMAFDRYVAICYPLHYTVILSWGLCTRLSAGTWACGFFFSLIHTFFTMRLPYCGPNMVNHYFCEGPSVRNLACMDTHVIEMVDLVISVLMVVAPLLLIVASYIRIVQAILKFKSMQARCKAFSTCASHLTVITFFYAPATYLYMRPNSSYSPEQDKQVSLFYNVFTALLNPVVYSLRNKDMKRAFLRVMGR, encoded by the coding sequence ATGTGGATGCCTCCAGGGCAGAACCAAAGCTGGGTTTCTGAATTTATCCTGCTTGGCTTCTCCAGTGACCCCACGACCAACAGGACCCTCTTTGGtgccttccttcttcttttcctgaGCTCAGTCCTTGGCAATGGGCTCATCATCACCCTGATATGCCTGGACACGCATCTCCACactcccatgtacttcttcctctgtATCCTCTCCCTGCTGGATATGGGCTGTGTCACCACCACTGTGCCCCAGATGCTGGTTCATCTTCTTTCTCGATCTCAGACCATCTCCTTTGCTGGTTGTTGGCTACAAATGTACATCTTTGGTGCTGTGGGCCTGACTGAGTGCATTTTATTTGTCGTCATGGCCTTTGACCGGTATGTGGCCATCTGCTATCCACTGCATTATACTGTCATCCTCAGCTGGGGCCTGTGCACACGACTGTCAGCTGGGACCTGGGCTTGTGGTTTCTTCTTCTCTCTGATCCACACTTTTTTCACCATGAGGCTGCCATACTGTGGGCCCAACATGGTCAACCACTACTTCTGTGAAGGCCCTTCAGTACGAAATTTGGCTTGCATGGATACTCATGTCATTGAAATGGTGGACCTAGTCATCAGTGTCTTGATGGTTGTTGCCCCACTCTTGCTCATTGTGGCCTCCTACATCCGTATTGTGCAGGCCATTCTCAAGTTCAAGTCCATGCAGGCCCGCTGCAAGGCTTTCTCCACCTGTGCCTCCCACCTGACTGTGATCACATTCTTCTATGCTCCAGCCACCTACCTCTACATGAGGCCCAATTCAAGCTATTCCCCTGAGCAAGACAAGCAGGTATCACTCTTTTATAATGTCTTCACTGCTCTGCTTAATCCTGTGGTCTACAGTCTGAGGAATAAGGACATGAAGAGGGCTTTTCTCAGAGTGATGGGGAGGTAG